A DNA window from Ananas comosus cultivar F153 unplaced genomic scaffold, ASM154086v1, whole genome shotgun sequence contains the following coding sequences:
- the LOC109704812 gene encoding RING-H2 finger protein ATL39-like has translation MSTKASQNSGDPPTKPVSYRFAGTVMLSVTLTLILIAILIVLLHYYSRYLRSRPDATTTALRTDSSLGQPTSGLSPATISAMPTFAYKEGEFGATECAVCLGALKEGEAVRLLPNCKHVFHVECVDTWLRLHSTCPVCRAAAEPVLPLLLPPGVFAEMAAAGAAGVEGTSTGAGKEAESTSRLGSSFQRMVGRDWSCRRSAQPEAAGVEDAERQ, from the coding sequence ATGTCAACTAAGGCCTCACAAAACTCCGGCGATCCCCCGACCAAACCAGTGAGCTACCGCTTCGCTGGCACGGTCATGCTCTCCGtcaccctaaccctaatccttaTCGCCATCCTCATCGTCCTCCTCCACTACTACTCCCGGTACCTCCGCAGCCGCCCGGATGCAACGACGACCGCCCTACGCACCGACAGCTCCCTTGGCCAGCCTACTTCTGGCCTCAGCCCCGCCACCATCTCCGCCATGCCGACTTTTGCCTATAAAGAAGGGGAGTTCGGTGCGACGGAGTGCGCGGTGTGCCTCGGCGCCCTCAAGGAGGGGGAAGCGGTGCGGCTTCTGCCCAACTGCAAGCACGTGTTTCATGTCGAGTGCGTAGACACATGGCTGCGGTTGCACTCCACTTGTCCGGTGTGCCGTGCAGCTGCTGAGCCGGTCCTGCCACTGCTGTTGCCGCCTGGAGTGTTCGCAGAAATGGCGGCCGCAGGGGCAGCGGGTGTGGAAGGCACGTCGACGGGTGCTGGGAAAGAGGCGGAGTCCACGTCGCGGCTGGGCTCGTCATTCCAGCGGATGGTTGGTCGGGATTGGTCGTGTAGGCGGTCGGCGCAGCCGGAGGCGGCAGGAGTAGAAGATGCTGAGAGGCAGTAA